The proteins below are encoded in one region of Sander vitreus isolate 19-12246 chromosome 24, sanVit1, whole genome shotgun sequence:
- the LOC144512654 gene encoding ras-related protein Rab-9A-like: protein MISKSAMLKVILLGDGGVGKSSLMNRYVTNKFDSHLFHTIGVEFLNKELEVDGHHATLQIWDTAGQERFRSLRTPFYRGSDCCLLTFSVDDGQSFRNLSNWKKEFTYYADVKDPDNFPFVVLGNKLDVPERQVSGEDARQWCRENGGHPYFETSAKDATNVASAFEEAVRRILALDDRADHLIHNNTVDLQRKSHPDPSCC, encoded by the coding sequence ATGATATCCAAGTCAGCCATGCTGAAGGTGATCCTTCTGGGTGACGGCGGTGTCGGCAAGTCATCCCTCATGAACCGCTACGTCACCAACAAGTTTGACTCTCACCTATTCCACACTATAGGCGTGGAGTTCCTCAACAAAGAGCTGGAGGTGGACGGCCACCACGCCACTCTGCAGATCTGGGACACGGCGGGTCAGGAGCGTTTCCGCAGCCTCCGCACGCCTTTCTACCGCGGCTCCGACTGCTGCCTGCTCACCTTCAGCGTGGACGACGGACAGAGCTTCCGAAACCTGTCCAACTGGAAGAAGGAGTTCACTTATTACGCTGACGTAAAGGACCCTGACAACTTCCCCTTTGTGGTGCTGGGCAACAAACTGGATGTGCCCGAGCGCCAGGTGTCAGGAGAGGATGCACGGCAGTGGTGCCGCGAGAACGGCGGTCACCCGTACTTTGAGACAAGTGCTAAGGATGCTACAAATGTAGCATCGGCCTTTGAGGAGGCGGTACGTCGCATTCTGGCGTTGGACGATCGAGCTGATCACCTCATTCACAACAACACAGTGGACCTGCAGAGGAAGAGTCACCCTGACCCCAGCTGTTGCTGA
- the LOC144512653 gene encoding neuronal membrane glycoprotein M6-b-like yields MDGTKPAMESNAEETQDEGQESKGCFECCIKCLGGVPYASLVATILCFSGVALFCGCGHVALTGTLTMLENHFSRVTTDHATLALVIQIFQYIIYGIASFFFVYAIILLAEGFYTTSAVKKELQSDFKTTVCGRCITAFFMFLTYILALAFFAIFGFTAIPVFLFFNMWNTCAAMKSPDANITSPDSICVDVRQYGIIPWNATPGKACGATLGDICNTSEFYLSYHLYIVAFAGAGATVIALIHYLMILAANWAYLRSAVSTHEYQDIKTKDDQDVEAEARSKEGQNSYS; encoded by the exons GATGTTTCGAGTGCTGCATCAAGTGTCTGGGCGGGGTGCCCTACGCCTCCCTGGTGGCCACCATCCTCTGCTTCTCAGGCGTGGCTCTGTTCTGTGGCTGCGGCCACGTGGCTCTGACCGGCACCCTGACCATGCTGGAGAACCACTTCTCCAGGGTCACCACGGACCACGCCACCCTTGCATTGGT gATCCAGATCTTTCAGTACATCATCTACGGCATCGCCTCCTTCTTCTTCGTCTACGCCATCATCCTGCTGGCTGAGGGCTTTTACACCACCAGCGCCGTCAAGAAGGAGCTGCAGAGCGACTTTAAGACCACCGTCTGTGGACGCTGCATCACTGCCTTC tTCATGTTCCTGACCTACATCCTCGCTCTGGCCTTCTTCGCCATCTTCGGCTTCACGGCAATACCCGTTTTCCTCTTCTTCAATATGTGGAATACCTGCGCTGCCATGAAGTCTCCTGACGCCAACATCACCTCACCTGACTCCATCTGTGTGGACGTCAGGCAGTACG GTATTATTCCCTGGAACGCCACTCCGGGAAAAGCTTGTGGAGCCACACTGGGAGACATCTGTAACACCAGCGAG TTCTACCTGTCCTACCACCTCTACATCGTTGCGTTCGCCGGCGCCGGTGCCACCGTCATCGCATTG ATCCATTATCTGATGATTTTGGCGGCCAACTGGGCCTACCTGAGGAGCGCCGTCTCCACGCATGAGTACCAGGACATCAAGACCAAGGACGACCAGGATGTGGAGGCCGAGGCGCGCTCCAAGGAGGGCCAGAACTCCTACTCATAA
- the tceanc gene encoding transcription elongation factor A N-terminal and central domain-containing protein — MDAKEIVHCAVQIERSLADRSYGNILTLLGDLDKLHITAEQLETTDIVRVLYRLLKSCSDVSVKKTAKSLLSKWKRQYCKDTRGVKCTGDPELSRSAPLPDEAGDGGVSKHGDSHTGSAHTCGSKVKCAEQEASSSEASDGLSFTAESTSASCSFSSVRSKCVQLLLAALCPELPDQDKATELAAHIEQHVHELHKSSQGKYKACVRSKVANLRNPKNRHLRQGLLSGSLSSEAFARMSPEEMASAELRKLREEYSSRGVSERQLPQGIEGTQTQKIRCKRCGGSDCRVTQVSRGALFLPAWVRQSGPDEDAMTFVTCSECGQQWYHSSWVCL; from the coding sequence ATGGATGCAAAAGAAATAGTCCACTGTGCTGTGCAGATAGAGAGATCCCTTGCAGACAGAAGCTATGGGAACATCTTGACCCTCCTTGGTGACCTTGATAAGTTGCACATCACAGCAGAGCAGCTGGAAACGACAGACATTGTTCGAGTACTCTACAGGCTCCTGAAGAGCTGCTCTGATGTCAGCGTGAAGAAGACAGCGAAGAGCCTGTTGTCTAAGTGGAAGAGGCAGTACTGCAAAGATACACGAGGTGTGAAATGCACGGGGGATCCTGAGCTCTCTCGCAGCGCTCCTCTACCAGATGAGGCAGGCGATGGAGGAGTTTCCAAGCACGGGGATTCCCACACTGGTTCTGCACACACATGTGGCAGTAAGGTGAAGTGTGCAGAGCAGGAAGCCTCATCCTCCGAGGCAAGCGATGGCCTTTCTTTCACTGCAGAGAGCACATCCGCATCCTGTAGTTTCTCATCTGTACGATCTAAATGTGTTCAGCTCCTTCTTGCTGCCCTCTGCCCCGAACTTCCTGATCAAGACAAGGCTACAGAGCTGGCTGCACATATCGAGCAGCACGTCCATGAGCTCCACAAATCCAGCCAGGGCAAATACAAAGCCTGCGTGAGGAGCAAGGTGGCCAACTTGAGAAATCCTAAAAACAGGCATCTACGCCAGGGCCTCCTGAGCGGCTCGCTGTCATCCGAGGCCTTCGCCCGGATGTCTCCAGAGGAGATGGCCAGCGCAGAGCTCCGTAAACTGAGAGAGGAGTACTCGTCCCGGGGTGTGAGCGAAAGGCAGCTTCCTCAAGGGATAGAAGGAACGCAGACGCAGAAGATAAGATGCAAACGATGTGGGGGGTCAGACTGTCGGGTGACGCAGGTGTCCAGGGGTGCCCTCTTCTTGCCTGCGTGGGTGAGGCAGAGCGGCCCCGATGAAGACGCAATGACTTTTGTGACCTGCAGCGAGTGTGGGCAGCAGTGGTACCACAGCAGCTGGGTCTGCCTCTGA